A window of the Henckelia pumila isolate YLH828 chromosome 3, ASM3356847v2, whole genome shotgun sequence genome harbors these coding sequences:
- the LOC140893155 gene encoding large ribosomal subunit protein eL30 isoform X2, which produces MVAAKKTKKTTESINSRLALVVKSGKYTLGYKTVLKTLRNSKGKVILISNNCPPLRKSEIEYYAMLSKVVVHHYNGNNVDLGTACGKYFRVSCLSIIDQGDSEIIKSLSGEH; this is translated from the exons ATGGTCGCCGCCAAGAAGACT AAGAAAACCACCGAAAGCATCAACAGCAGATTGGCCCTGGTGGTAAAGAGTGGGAAGTATACCCTTGGTTACAAGACGGTGCTCAAAACTCTACGTAACTCAAAAG GGAAAGTGATACTTATCTCGAACAACTGCCCCCCACTGAGGAAGTCGGAGATTGAGTACTATGCAATGCTCTCTAAAGTCGTTGTCCACCATTATAATGGAA ACAACGTTGACTTGGGAACTGCATGCGGCAAATACTTTCGTGTGTCATGCCTCAGCATCATTGATCAAG GTGACTCGGAGATCATCAAATCGTTGAGCGGTGAACATTGA
- the LOC140893155 gene encoding large ribosomal subunit protein eL30 isoform X1, translating to MNLCPLSFTFNRLIKKTTESINSRLALVVKSGKYTLGYKTVLKTLRNSKGKVILISNNCPPLRKSEIEYYAMLSKVVVHHYNGNNVDLGTACGKYFRVSCLSIIDQGDSEIIKSLSGEH from the exons ATGAATCTATGCCCTCTCAGCTTCACCTTCAACCGATTAATC AAGAAAACCACCGAAAGCATCAACAGCAGATTGGCCCTGGTGGTAAAGAGTGGGAAGTATACCCTTGGTTACAAGACGGTGCTCAAAACTCTACGTAACTCAAAAG GGAAAGTGATACTTATCTCGAACAACTGCCCCCCACTGAGGAAGTCGGAGATTGAGTACTATGCAATGCTCTCTAAAGTCGTTGTCCACCATTATAATGGAA ACAACGTTGACTTGGGAACTGCATGCGGCAAATACTTTCGTGTGTCATGCCTCAGCATCATTGATCAAG GTGACTCGGAGATCATCAAATCGTTGAGCGGTGAACATTGA